A DNA window from Oncorhynchus tshawytscha isolate Ot180627B linkage group LG13, Otsh_v2.0, whole genome shotgun sequence contains the following coding sequences:
- the LOC121838978 gene encoding extensin-like gives MTDKGVGRTEAGDDAYTLPRPPRLHTAATPSPTHCRDPHTATPSTTPTHCRDPPDTLPRRLHTAAPLHTADPLRLHTAATPDYAYTLPRPPLPTTPTHCRDPRPTHYAYTLPRPPTTPTHCRDPRLHLHTAATPDYAYTLPRPPCRRPYTLPRPRPPRLHLHTAATPDYTYTLPRPPPATPRLRLHTAATPTPTHCRDYAYTLPRPPRPPDYAYTLPRPPHCRLRLHTAATPDYAYTLPRPPRRRLHTAATPDYAYTPPDYYTYTLPPPTLPTPCRPPTPTHCRDPPDYAYTLPRPPTTPTHCRDPRPHCRDYAYTLPRPPTHCRDPRLRCRDAYTLPRPPDYAYTLPRPPDPHTAATPRLRLHTAATPPTAYTLPRPPPTTPTHCRDPRLRHTAATPRLHLHTAPTTPTHPPTTPTHCCDPPLPRPPTHCRDPPTTPTPTHCRDPRLHLLHLHTAATPDYTYTLPRPPTTPTHCPYLLHIIQILLET, from the coding sequence ATGACAGACAAGGGAGTGGGGAGAACGGAAGCTGGAGACGACGCCTACACACTGCCGCGACCCCCTCGCCTACACACTGCCGCGACCCCCTCGCCTACACACTGCCGCGACCCCCACACTGCGACCCCCTCGACTACGCCTACACACTGCCGCGACCCCCCCGACACACTGCCGCGACGCCTACACACTGCCGCCCCCCTACACACTGCCGACCCCCTACGCCTACACACTGCCGCGACCCCCGACTACGCCTACACACTGCCGCGACCCCCACTGCCGACGACGCCTACACACTGCCGCGACCCCCGCCCTACACACTACGCCTACACACTGCCGCGACCCCCGACGACGCCTACACACTGCCGCGACCCCCGACTACACCTACACACTGCCGCGACCCCCGACTACGCCTACACACTGCCGCGACCCCCCTGCCGACGACCCTACACACTGCCGCGACCCCGACCCCCGCGCCTACACCTACACACTGCCGCGACCCCCGACTACACCTACACACTGCCGCGACCCCCCCCCGCGACCCCCCGACTACGCCTACACACTGCCGCGACCCCTACGCCTACACACTGCCGCGACTACGCCTACACACTGCCGCGACCCCCCCGACCCCCCGACTACGCCTACACACTGCCGCGACCCCCACACTGCCGACTACGCCTACACACTGCCGCGACCCCCGACTACGCCTACACACTGCCGCGACCCCCCCGACGACGCCTACACACTGCCGCGACCCCCGACTACGCCTACACCCCCCCCGACTACTACACCTACACACTGCCGCCCCCCACACTGCCGACCCCCTGCCGACCCCCGACGCCTACACACTGCCGCGACCCCCCCGACTACGCCTACACACTGCCGCGACCCCCGACTACGCCTACACACTGCCGCGACCCCCGACCCCACTGCCGCGACTACGCCTACACACTGCCGCGACCCCCTACACACTGCCGCGACCCCCGACTACGCTGCCGCGACGCCTACACACTGCCGCGACCCCCCGACTACGCCTACACACTGCCGCGACCCCCCGACCCCCACACTGCCGCGACCCCCCGACTACGCCTACACACTGCCGCGACCCCCCCGACCGCCTACACACTGCCGCGACCCCCCCCGACTACGCCTACACACTGCCGCGACCCCCGACTACGCCACACTGCCGCGACCCCCCGACTACACCTACACACTGCCCCGACTACGCCTACACACCCCCCGActacacctacacactgctgcgaCCCCCCACTGCCGCGACCCCCGACACACTGCCGCGACCCCCCGACTACGCCTACACCTACACACTGCCGCGACCCCCgactacacctactacacctacacACTGCCGCGACCCCCGACTACACCTACACACTGCCGCGACCCCCGACTACACCTACACACTGCCCGTACCTTCTGCATATTATTCAGATTCTGTTGGAAACgtga